One segment of Paenibacillus sp. FSL R7-0337 DNA contains the following:
- a CDS encoding GPW/gp25 family protein: MEVVDFLGRGWTYPLAVQRGSVRSSGGEDSIRESIILILSTARGERVMRPDFGCRLNELVFSPNTMSTATLLRSFIEEALQNWEPRIEVDDITVTPRSDRSELEVSIDYSIRASNSKYNLVYPFFLESVGK; the protein is encoded by the coding sequence ATGGAAGTTGTAGATTTTTTGGGACGGGGCTGGACGTATCCACTTGCTGTCCAGCGGGGCAGCGTCCGATCCTCCGGTGGAGAAGACTCCATCCGGGAATCCATTATTCTGATTCTGTCAACGGCCCGCGGCGAGCGGGTCATGCGGCCGGATTTCGGCTGCAGACTGAACGAGCTGGTGTTCTCACCCAATACCATGAGCACTGCAACCTTGCTGCGAAGCTTCATTGAAGAAGCCTTGCAGAACTGGGAGCCGCGCATTGAAGTGGACGACATTACGGTCACCCCGCGCTCAGACCGCTCTGAGCTTGAGGTGTCCATTGACTATTCGATCAGGGCCAGCAACAGCAAATATAATCTGGTCTATCCATTCTTCCTTGAAAGCGTGGGGAAATAA
- a CDS encoding putative baseplate assembly protein, whose amino-acid sequence MPNQMPIIDKREQEQLVPELRRLIYQYCSREWTDVPELEADKKADALVHIFTGMMGKVISRLNQAPAKNFTSFLNLIGIHPTPPRAAKVPLLFRLKPDSGSYNTVPAGTRVSAQPEQGAEVVFETDKDLTVIMAQPVRAVSLDPQEDQWSNQDHLLAGGAAGRPARLFRGDSTVVHRLYLGHTELLGFQEAGSSLSVYFNRPDAAALSKAAPEQDRTGDLLNHIDWFCFDDEGNSVQLYPSSIAEAQEDEDALWRAVVRFDRLTGVHTKTLAGYEPSGVLREWPGKWIFAELKRPITAGTQMPDIEDIRLELNVVSPQPLPPDVTVNNGNLLDMGKDYYPLGDKPRINDTFYIACGEAFSKPGARITLRVELSEPEISKLPDTPYVRIGWEYWNGQEWLAITGLEERTDEGGAAYGGAALRAVSSLTASGTLSFVCPGIQKLTLGGEEQYWVRARITGGNYGEDAKYEYQDEEVKLGEGSINVAKLKVTQATYAPPSIRKLSIAYSYTLEAHPQTVLTENNFSFADKSAACRNEGEYFKPFYPCTETEPTFYLGFDRDISDLPVSLFFPLTGEQLGRPVVAWEYWDSRRWLTLSVNDEIRGFTRREILQFAVPGDIARRPLFGTEQYWIRARLDEGRFEIVPQVDAILANAVWARNSNTAAGELLGSSNGEENQTVQLSKIPVLPGQLLKVREATGQGTWIPWEEVNTFSVSGSDSRHYMLDRSTGMIMFGDGRSGMIPPMGTDNIVCDYKHGGGASGNVAAGSVSRIWDSYSWLDSVTNPVAADGGFDQEEAEQAELRGPHTLKSWNRGVTAEDMEWLVREAMPQIAKVKCLSAMNRELDFTPGRATLIVVPETDDPRPVPSQELRSEIEAYLCERISAPLNTAEPRIEVIGPDYVRTAVEATVVFTSLDQRKVAEGRIIDNLKQFFHPLKGADGNKGWELGQNLYVSEVYAVIKNTPGVDYVSDVLVKASVQCFTLKLEPLENGPYKPQAAYPKYSLVRSEDNALQFALAEPVDAGDEVKSLVLRGFKENGIIRLRYRSRKPVELIVLTIDGDMLECQTLDEEPLAESYPEGSDLEFDLTDDLTVRTYILSRLDSGAVTFVVKTAVFEEKDIVFLSRTDEYINTTPLKIRTLTSGNIHLEEDELICGGLHLVNKPEEHPFPYLMDKRAGLLHDLTATTAACGLETIRREERRYLTGLSGIPDTVVRCPHCNTLEP is encoded by the coding sequence ATGCCAAACCAAATGCCTATTATTGATAAACGGGAACAGGAACAGCTGGTTCCCGAGCTACGACGCTTAATCTACCAATATTGCAGCCGGGAATGGACGGATGTGCCGGAGCTTGAGGCAGACAAGAAGGCAGATGCCCTGGTCCATATCTTCACCGGGATGATGGGCAAAGTGATCAGCCGGCTGAATCAGGCGCCTGCGAAGAATTTCACCTCCTTCCTGAATCTGATCGGCATTCATCCTACTCCGCCCCGTGCTGCCAAAGTTCCGCTGCTCTTCCGGCTGAAGCCGGATTCGGGCAGCTATAACACGGTTCCGGCCGGAACCCGGGTATCCGCCCAGCCGGAGCAGGGGGCGGAGGTGGTTTTTGAGACGGACAAGGATTTGACCGTCATTATGGCGCAGCCTGTCCGGGCGGTAAGTCTCGATCCGCAGGAGGACCAATGGAGCAATCAGGATCATCTGCTAGCCGGGGGAGCTGCCGGCAGACCTGCCCGGCTGTTCAGGGGGGATTCGACAGTTGTCCACAGATTGTATCTGGGACATACAGAGTTGCTCGGATTCCAGGAAGCGGGCAGCAGCTTATCGGTCTATTTCAACAGGCCGGATGCAGCCGCGTTGAGCAAGGCCGCGCCGGAGCAGGATAGAACCGGAGATCTGCTGAACCATATCGACTGGTTCTGTTTCGATGATGAAGGGAATTCTGTGCAGCTGTATCCTTCCTCGATAGCCGAAGCACAAGAGGACGAAGATGCTCTGTGGAGGGCGGTGGTCCGGTTCGACCGGCTGACTGGCGTGCATACGAAGACGCTGGCCGGGTACGAACCGTCCGGGGTGCTGCGGGAATGGCCGGGCAAATGGATTTTCGCTGAGCTGAAGAGGCCCATAACTGCCGGTACGCAAATGCCGGATATCGAAGATATCCGCCTGGAGCTTAACGTGGTGAGTCCGCAGCCGCTCCCGCCGGATGTGACGGTGAATAATGGGAACCTGCTGGATATGGGCAAGGATTATTATCCGCTGGGGGACAAGCCCAGAATCAATGATACGTTCTATATCGCCTGCGGGGAGGCCTTCTCGAAGCCGGGTGCCCGGATTACGCTGAGGGTGGAGCTGTCAGAGCCGGAGATCAGCAAGCTGCCGGACACACCGTATGTGAGAATCGGCTGGGAATATTGGAACGGGCAGGAATGGCTTGCGATCACCGGTCTTGAGGAGAGAACGGACGAAGGCGGTGCAGCTTATGGCGGCGCTGCCCTCCGTGCGGTCAGCAGCCTTACTGCCAGCGGAACGCTGAGCTTCGTCTGTCCGGGTATCCAGAAGCTGACGCTGGGCGGTGAAGAGCAGTACTGGGTCCGGGCCCGCATCACCGGCGGGAATTACGGCGAGGATGCGAAATACGAATATCAGGATGAAGAGGTCAAGCTGGGAGAAGGCAGCATCAATGTAGCCAAGCTCAAGGTGACCCAGGCCACATACGCGCCGCCTTCCATCCGTAAGCTCAGTATAGCCTACAGCTACACACTGGAGGCGCACCCGCAGACCGTGCTTACAGAGAATAACTTCAGCTTCGCTGACAAGTCGGCGGCCTGCCGCAACGAAGGCGAATATTTCAAGCCCTTCTATCCGTGCACCGAGACGGAGCCGACCTTCTACCTGGGCTTTGATCGTGATATCAGCGATCTGCCCGTGTCGCTCTTCTTTCCGCTAACCGGTGAACAGCTGGGACGTCCGGTAGTGGCGTGGGAGTATTGGGACAGCAGAAGATGGCTGACGCTCAGCGTGAATGATGAGATCAGAGGCTTCACCCGCAGGGAGATTCTGCAGTTTGCCGTGCCGGGAGATATTGCGAGACGGCCGCTGTTCGGCACGGAGCAATACTGGATACGTGCCCGGCTGGATGAAGGCCGGTTCGAGATAGTCCCGCAGGTGGACGCTATTCTCGCTAACGCGGTCTGGGCCCGCAATTCCAATACCGCTGCGGGAGAGCTTCTGGGCTCCAGCAACGGTGAGGAGAATCAGACCGTTCAGTTGTCCAAAATACCCGTGCTGCCCGGCCAGCTTCTCAAGGTCCGGGAAGCCACAGGTCAGGGGACATGGATACCGTGGGAGGAAGTCAATACGTTCTCCGTATCCGGTTCAGATTCAAGGCACTATATGCTGGACAGAAGCACCGGAATGATCATGTTCGGGGATGGACGGAGCGGCATGATTCCGCCTATGGGCACAGACAACATCGTGTGTGACTACAAGCATGGCGGCGGAGCGTCCGGGAATGTAGCCGCAGGCTCGGTATCCCGGATATGGGACAGCTACAGCTGGCTGGATTCCGTAACTAATCCGGTGGCGGCGGACGGCGGCTTCGATCAGGAGGAAGCAGAGCAGGCTGAGCTTCGCGGGCCGCATACGCTGAAGAGCTGGAACAGGGGCGTAACCGCTGAGGACATGGAATGGCTGGTGCGCGAGGCGATGCCTCAGATCGCCAAGGTGAAATGTCTTAGTGCTATGAACCGGGAGCTGGATTTCACCCCGGGTAGAGCTACCCTGATCGTGGTGCCGGAGACGGACGATCCGAGGCCGGTCCCGAGCCAGGAATTGCGCAGTGAGATTGAAGCCTATCTGTGTGAACGGATCTCAGCCCCTCTAAACACCGCCGAGCCGCGGATTGAAGTCATTGGCCCGGACTATGTCCGCACTGCTGTGGAGGCAACCGTAGTCTTTACCTCTCTGGACCAGCGGAAGGTAGCTGAGGGACGGATCATTGACAACCTGAAGCAGTTTTTTCATCCGCTGAAGGGCGCAGACGGGAACAAGGGCTGGGAGCTGGGACAGAACCTGTATGTCTCCGAGGTCTATGCCGTGATTAAGAATACGCCGGGTGTTGACTATGTATCGGATGTGCTCGTCAAAGCTTCAGTGCAATGCTTCACGCTGAAGCTGGAGCCGCTTGAGAACGGGCCGTATAAGCCACAGGCCGCTTATCCGAAATACAGTCTGGTCCGTTCTGAGGACAACGCGCTTCAATTTGCTCTTGCCGAGCCGGTGGATGCCGGGGATGAAGTGAAATCGCTGGTGCTCAGAGGGTTCAAGGAGAACGGAATCATCAGGCTCCGCTACAGATCCCGGAAGCCGGTAGAGCTGATTGTCCTCACCATCGACGGTGACATGCTCGAATGCCAGACCCTTGACGAAGAACCGCTTGCAGAGAGCTATCCCGAGGGCAGCGATCTGGAATTTGATCTTACGGATGATCTGACGGTCCGGACGTATATCCTGAGTAGGCTGGATTCGGGGGCGGTAACCTTTGTTGTGAAGACCGCTGTATTCGAGGAGAAGGATATTGTCTTCCTGAGCCGGACGGATGAATACATCAACACCACACCGCTCAAGATCCGTACCCTCACCAGCGGCAATATTCATCTGGAAGAGGATGAGCTGATCTGCGGCGGGCTGCATCTGGTGAACAAGCCGGAGGAACATCCCTTTCCGTATCTTATGGATAAGCGGGCGGGCCTGCTGCATGATTTGACCGCAACCACGGCAGCGTGCGGGCTGGAGACTATCCGCAGGGAAGAGCGGAGGTATCTGACGGGGCTGTCCGGTATTCCGGACACAGTGGTGCGGTGTCCGCATTGTAATACTTTGGAGCCGTAA
- a CDS encoding phage baseplate assembly protein V — MSEGPGISNFMDSIMNEGRIFGVMVGIVINNDSTNHADKPGPGLVKVKIPLMGMPESNWARMASWMAGKERGAFCLPEVEDEVLVAFENGDVNRPYIIGSLWNGKDIPPETNKDGKNNIRLFKSRSGHVIQFADTKGEESITLTSAKGHVIKLDDKGGAEQIHISDKSGKNRIILNSKANKVSVSAGADIEISAGGKLSLSAKSIAMKSSAGTAIEASAGMEVKAAASMTIKGSVVNIN, encoded by the coding sequence GCATCATGAACGAGGGACGGATCTTCGGCGTAATGGTGGGGATTGTCATCAATAATGACTCTACGAACCATGCGGACAAGCCCGGCCCCGGATTGGTGAAGGTGAAGATCCCGCTGATGGGGATGCCGGAATCCAACTGGGCGCGCATGGCGTCCTGGATGGCCGGGAAGGAGCGGGGAGCGTTTTGCCTGCCGGAGGTGGAGGATGAGGTGCTGGTAGCTTTTGAGAACGGGGATGTCAACCGCCCCTATATCATTGGCTCCTTGTGGAATGGCAAAGACATACCGCCGGAGACCAACAAGGACGGCAAGAATAATATCCGCCTGTTCAAATCCCGCAGCGGGCATGTTATTCAGTTCGCCGATACCAAGGGGGAAGAGAGCATTACGCTTACCTCCGCCAAGGGTCACGTAATCAAGCTGGATGACAAGGGCGGCGCGGAGCAGATCCATATTAGCGACAAATCAGGCAAGAACCGGATCATTCTGAACAGCAAGGCGAATAAGGTATCGGTATCCGCTGGTGCAGATATTGAAATCTCGGCGGGAGGCAAGCTGTCCCTGTCCGCCAAATCCATTGCAATGAAATCATCGGCGGGCACCGCTATCGAAGCTTCGGCCGGGATGGAGGTCAAAGCCGCCGCCAGTATGACGATCAAAGGATCTGTGGTCAACATTAATTAG
- a CDS encoding PAAR domain-containing protein: MGQPAAKQGDRILATDTHIVMLPAGGGMVPTPLPHPFTGILDGALSANVKIMGQPAATMDSTATNTPAHVPQGGPFQKPPTNKGTISAGSATVFINGKKAARNGDPAVTCNDPADLPAGKVSAAGTVLLGG, encoded by the coding sequence ATGGGCCAGCCAGCAGCGAAGCAAGGGGACCGGATTCTGGCGACCGATACGCATATCGTCATGCTTCCGGCCGGAGGGGGAATGGTTCCCACCCCGCTGCCGCATCCCTTCACGGGGATTCTGGACGGTGCGCTAAGCGCGAATGTCAAGATTATGGGGCAGCCGGCAGCGACTATGGATTCTACGGCTACGAATACGCCGGCCCATGTTCCGCAGGGAGGCCCGTTTCAGAAGCCGCCGACTAATAAGGGGACCATCAGCGCCGGAAGCGCAACGGTATTCATCAACGGGAAAAAGGCTGCCAGAAACGGTGATCCGGCGGTGACATGCAATGATCCGGCCGACCTTCCGGCAGGGAAAGTGTCTGCTGCGGGGACGGTCTTACTAGGAGGCTGA